The nucleotide window actgcttattCTAAAATCAAATGTGAAAGCAAAGAATCTAGAACTGGCAAAACcaattgtttaaaataaaaagttggaAGGCTCACACTATCCAATTACAAGATTACAGTAAATCAGGCAGTATGGGTAAAGTCAAAACATGAATATATCATTAAATCTTCATAGTAATACTGATTTCAGGCAAGAGCCCTGGAAGACTGCTGCTGAATTACTGGACAAATCTATAACTAAAAACTGATCATTTGTGGTAACTCAAAGTTAGTTCCCCCAAAGTCTACTAGCTGTGGTGGTGTTTTTAACACCGCATCATTTGAAGCTTTCTCCAGAAGCAAAGGCTGGATCCTCTCCCTGATGACCCATAACCTCTGAAATGTTGTAAAAGCTCAGACTCACTTCTAATAATGCATAACACTAAGAGTTAAAAGAACCTACCTGACATAGTACAAAGGGCAGGCACACTACTACGTGGTATCTTCTCAAATCCCTATTGTGGTTCTCTTCAAAACTCCTTCAGACTACTCActgcaaacaccaaacaaaacaactgaGGGTGCTGAACAAAATGTCTACCATTAAGCTCTGAAGGTTGTCAAAgaaactagtgtgtgtgtgtgtgtgtgtgtgtgtgtgtgtgtgtgtgtgtgtgtgtgtgtgttcacgtagcGATTTCTAAAGTAAACAGGACCAGCTACTTacctaaaacagaaagaaggaactgAAGGTATCTTTCTCATGAGAACTGACTTAACTGGGAGAAAAGAGGCCAGTAACATCTAATATTACATATGCCTTATGAAGAGAATGttaaaataaaagcattaaaacaaaaatactctAGTAAAATCAGTTTGGAAAATTAAGGAAGACTTACTTTGCAGAGAATAGAGCAATGTGTATGAGTGATAAATACCATGATGAAACCTGGTTTTTTATGTTAACTTTTAAAAAGGTTCAAAGAAAAAGGAGACTGGCCTACAGGTTGGATGTAAAGATGGTTGTCCACCATATTTAAGTTTTGATTGTATTACCATAACAAGTATCATATTATGCCCATTAAGTCATTGTCTTCATCATGGCCTTTTCTTCTTAATAAGATTTGAATGGCAATTTAAAGAGAAAATCAAAGGCATTAAAGGgaagatttcatttttctttacagttgaGCAATATCCACTGTGAAATGCACATTTCTCATCCATGAGTAACATCCATTGTGTATCTGTACATCTCTCATGCATTCATCAGCTGGACTTGATAGACTCCATTTTCTAGGTagtatgaatagagcagcaatggatGAGCAAGTTATCTCTGGTGCGGGATGTAAAATCCTTTGATTTCTAACTGAATTTGATGTCTGACACACTAACCTGATTAAAAACCCACGACTGGAGAAAGATCACAGGCGTTGGGGGTGCAAGGTAACTTACTGACAGTGTTTCACTAAATAGTTAAGCAGTCAAGCCTCCTAAttcatatttatgtttatacccaTATCCATAGATAGATGCTGCTTTCAACCTTGGTCAAAGAAACTTCTTACATTGGGCAGCAGTTAATAAGAGACTGAATGCTCAGCTGTATGAGTCATCTATACCAACGTCCCCCAACCAAGGTTCAAGAAACATCATGGAAGAATGGCAGAAAAGAACGTTAAAACCTGCAAGAGCTGTGAAGTGCTATCTTTTCGACATGACATGGCTGATGCCCCACATTACCACCTCGTAATTTCTATGTTTGCTTACACAAAACTGGCACAAGGTCAAGTCAGTGGAAACTTGGAAGAGGCTAGGGAAGGGCTGTTATGGCCTCACTCCTTTCAGCAGAACTGCTCAGTTACTGGCTGATGAGGGAGGGTCACTTTCTTATGGCCAATTAGCGGGATGCCCATGCCCCAGAAGTTGGCCTACATCTATTCAAATATGGCATGTACACAAAGGGTCCTGGAAGAAGGGTGGGGAACTAAAGGGAGGTATGGAGGGGAGGTCAAATCACAATACATGGCATGGGTGCGTAGCACTTTCGAAAGCTTTTAAAGTTAGAGGGATATTCTTAGATAATGTAAACAAAAtggaagacaagacaagacacTACGCTTAACAAACTAAGATGGAGACTGAGTGCAATGCAGGGATTTAAGGCAAaggttaaaaacaaaccaaaaaacaaaaccaaggagcTGGATTCTTCTCCACAGCTTAGAGTATGTTGTGTCAGAAAAATCTGCTTTTTAAACACCCAAGCCCAGATTTATAAACTGACACAATACAACTAAAGATTCCCCTTCAAATCCCACTATTCTACTGGCAGTTATGTTAAGAAAATTATCTCTAACAGCCTTAATTAGAAAGAAATCTGGATGATGCCAATAAATCAGGAAACAAGTAATGTTTCTTGGCATACAGTTAGCACTTGAGAAACGGGAACTACAAGCACAGAGCAGGTGTGGGACAAGGCAGGGAATGCagtagggaggaaaggaaggcacACAGCCTAGCACGGAATACTTTCTAGAGCTAGTTCTGACACTGGTAGATGTTCAACAGCATCCTGACTCTGCAATCATCCTCTGACGGGGAAGCCCTACTATAACCTTCTGataggaaatgaaaacatttcttcacacacattttattaaacaaataaGGCTGGTAGCAGAAAGTTTTTATTTAATGCATAAACATATCAGTCCCATTATTAGAGAAATTATTCTTATTGGTAAATATGGTCAATGGTCACATCTATgtattaattctttaaaaatcagaAGCAGTAATTAGGATAGACTCTATATCCTCTCCACTACATTGTGAAGTGTCTTGTGTAGTCATATTCTATTGTTGGAATGACAGCTTGAacaaatttcaaaaaaattaaaagataccTGAATGTCTTTAGCTAAGGAAAATAAGATTTGTAGATAGTATTGTTCTAAGTCCATAATTatcagttttattaatttataaaaatacgATAAAATCTTATATTGAATCTATTAAGTTGCCTAGATAAGCAAATCTTTATCTGCTTAAAAGAGGTGCTCTACAACTGACTGGCTATCTGCTCCAatatttgaatttgaaatttcttaATGAGAAGTTCAGATATGTTGAATTACTACAATATTTATAAGGCAATGCTGTCTTTAATGCATTCAAATACGTATAAAACTCATTCGTTTACTTTGCTCCTTTACTGCTTACAAATTTTCTAGAATTTATATGAagttaaaatgaaacaaatatgcAAACACTGTAGCAAATGAAAAACAGATCAGATGCAAACACTTCATAAGGGATTCTGAATTCATAAGGAGGCATATAACAAACCATAGAATGGGCTGTACTGTACCATTTCCATTTCATAAATGGTGGAACTTTCTTTTATTGTATCTAGAAACATTGCAAGCTTACTTAGCTTTCAATAGGAAAACTATTATGAGTCACCTATAGTATTCCGAGCTGCTCCAGCCTTCAGCATAGAGGCAAATGTGAAAGTTAATGTACATCAACATTCCAGAAATAAATCTTATTGGACTGAAAAAACTTGGTTGTTTCCGTTATAAATCAACCCAAAGTTCCCCTGCAGAACATGTTTTATTAACAATTCTCAGGTTATCATACATTTAAGGTATGAgtaacccctctctctctcaataaatGGTATTAACTACCAAATTCAACACAAACCTATGTCCAAATTAATTCAGTTTACTTGCCATGTCATCACTCTCTGTGAGTACTCTGAAGAACGCATCTTGCATAGATGTGACAAATTGCTTGGACATTAATACTCATTTGTGCTTCCTGTCCACCCAGAGACTTAGCAAAAAAGCCAAAAGATTATTTTTCCACAGGAGAAAAGTTTACATTTGTTCTTTACTTTTAATTAACCTGTTTAGCTTGAATTCCTTGCTTCAGGGTGGGCTAAGGTTGATACAACCTTAATTTTACCATCACCTGATGAGAACACATTGTGCTAACATTACCTCTTTAACAAGGTAGAGTTCACtggcacatgggcacacacacacacacacacacacacacacacaaatggagtaTAACCgatgagtgtgtggtatgtggccTACTTTTCATAGTATATAACACATCCCagagaaaattaaattttcacAAGAACTTCCATACATGAGGAGCTAAAATAAACTACAGGTTGCTATGAAAGTTACACTAAATTTccaaaatgaacaacaacaacaaaaacatttgtAGGAGCCATTttccctgacacatatacacgTAAGGATACATATGAACACCAAGCTCTCCCCCGCCTTCTGCAACGGTCTCAATAATTTTCTTCATCACTTCAGCATGCCTGAAAGCAAACAACAAATCTTATTAGCATGGAGCAATTTGAGCAAAATTTTGTAtttatacaaaattttaaaaaagccttcTGTAATTCCTcaagttaatttttaatataattaaactATAAAATACTCTGTAAATTGCTGAGCCCTGAAAACACTTTCATTTGAAGGGATTTCTAAAAGTTATAATCATCACCACAGACTCAATAGCATCAGCTAGCTTTCTGATAACAGAGGTAGAAAACCCAAGGGAAAACCCTGCCAAATGGTAAATGTGAAGCCAGGGCTGTTTGCTCTGGAAACATAACAGGGTATGcaaatacaaaacagaaagaaaaaagctatGAGACCCTCCATAATCTCGTAATTTTACATGTTAttgttaaagtgtgtgtgtgtgtgtgtgtgtgtgtgtgtgtgtgtgtgtgtgtgtgtgtgtgtgtatagatatatgCACACCATGAACTGTGAGGTCATTGGACAATTTTCAGGacttcattctctccttccctagTGGATTCCAGCATCATGAAGTAAGAGCTTTTACCAATAAGCCATTGTGCCAGCccttaaatgtttaaatatttatttagcttAGGAAAAATCGATAGCTGAAAGCTCAAGAAAAGCTAAGAATCAGAGCCAAGTTTATATTTCCCCTCTGCATTAGTGAGTATTATTTATTTGGTTCTACTTAAAAGAAGACTCTGGGTTTACATGAAGACAGTACTATCTCAAGGTTCTGTCCTatgcacagatatatacataataaGTCAAGTCTCTCCAACAGTGCAAATTGAGTGGCATCAACTACAGGGgggaaaagcaatatacaaaacAAACAGCTCTTCATACATTACCTAGTTCCTACAATGctatttcagttctttttttcttttttttttttttttttttttttttcggagctggggaccgaacccagggccttgctagggccttgctcctgctaggcaagcgctctaccactgagctaaatccccaaccccactatttCAGTTCTTATACACAGTCCTTTACACAGAGGAAGATCCTCAGGAAACTTGCAGTCCAAGGCAGTCCTAAAAATGTCCCCATTTCTTCTATAGGGCCTCAAATTTTTATATCTTATCTCATTCTATTTCATATAAtaatcatttgttttattaaaatgtttaatgtaATTATCAGATACAAATCCCTTCTTCTCAATAAAGTAAACTTATGCCACAGATACATATTCCACTCAATCAGAACCTATTAAAATTTGAAACTGATAAAACAGATTGAATCTCAAAAAATGATCAGCTTTAGATAAATTAAAATTAACAGCAGGCCATACTATAGGCTGTTCTCACTACAGAGAAGGGGAAGGCAGAGTAAATCTACCTATATGCACTTAGCCCAAGTCTTGTGCATGGGTCATATAAATGGAGAACaggagaagaaacaagaagtAACAATGAATTCCTAATGAATTGCTTTACAGCAATATTAAAATTCTTGGCATAAATAAGCTGAAAAGTGGAAGCCGGCTTTCTCTTGGGTAAAAAGTTCAGCAAATAAAAAGGTTGCATAAAAGAAAAGGACACCAACAGTTTTTAGCTTTGGTACACACTGTGCAACCCAAAATGGGCTAGAATTTgcaatcctgcctcagtctcccaagtaagAATGTTGCGATTATAAGGGTAACCCACCATGCTCACCTaaacaaatttttttttgaaaaattctcATCAAATTTTTCAATAGATTATCATCATTCTCAGTATCATGAATATTACTTGTTATAAATTACTAATCCAAAGAAACAAGCAGCATATTGCTTTTCTATAAAGAACATTTGAGACAAATCATGTACCTTGGTTCAGCTTGACTATACTTGGACTCAGGAAAACACACTGACAGAGAATGCCAAAGCTCGCAATCAGTTGCCTTGGGAAGGCTAAAGAAAGACTTCCTAAAGCAAGACCTACACTCCACATTCACGTAATGAGGCACCCGCAACACTGTACCCCATGGCTAAAGGATGAGTGCTGAGTTTACAACAAGCTGCCTAAGCTACTGATAAAATGAGAATGATCGAGAGATCTAATCTATAACTAAACACAGAAAACCGAAACAAAATCCTTAGtactacatttaaaataaatcagtaacacCGTCCTTTCTCTTGGATATTTAACTAAGCAAAAGAACATTTCTAAAGATGAAAGAGAGTTTTGCtaataaagtaaaattttgttACTAATGTTTACACGTCCCCAAATAATGAACTAATGAAGTTGACACACATGAACAAAACACACATTCTCTTTCCCCATACACGTATACACCCAGACCTGCAGGGGTGAACTGAACACATAGGAGGTGGTGGGAGGTGAGGATGGTTTTCAATGGTCACTGTTTTCTTCACATGATCTTGACTGATGTCTTCATACATGTGCTCAACTGTTAAAGGCTGCCGTTGCTGAAAGCATAAAAAACCAAGCATGTGAAACAACTATCGAAGCTTGTAGTCTACATCTATTTATAAATATCAACTGTCTACTATCACTTGTAATTTACAATTTCAAATTATTTACAATGACCAGGTTGTTTGAGAAAGGATTCTGAACACTCGGGCTATGTAATAGGAGCCATCGTTAATGTTGAAAAGATGCCACAAATAGATAAGTTTATAGATGCCaaacagttttaaattttaagaatttaTCCCTTATGCccacttcattttttgtttccttctaaCAAGTCATAAAATGGCACAAGTTAAATGAGTTGATCTTACTTCAATTATTCTCTAATCCAATATTAGAATAAAAATTTGTAAGGGAATATAATGACATAATTGGTTTGTAAATGTTTACATACTCCACAGATGTATCCtgacaaaataaaaggaattatGCAAAGTTCAACATCTCGAATTTTGAAGCAATAAACTTAAAAAGACTCAGGAGTCAGTATAtaacatattatttttatttaatacttagCACTGTCACACTGAATAGTTTATTCTAATTGTGAATCAagatcaataataataaaactgtAAAAAATTACTACATAAATTTAAAAGACCATATATACTCATGGatcaaataaagaaattgaattaAATGCACCAATTTAAAGtatttactttctctttctttctactgtACCTCATCATAGCCAAACAGCCAGAGCCGTGGCGTCTGGTAGTACTTGTCGTAAGTGATGTACAGGTCATAGGTTCTTGTTTGCAGAATGGCGTCTTCACCCCCAGCATCAGCTTTAGCTTTACAAGCTTCCACTATTCTTCTGGTGTCTAGGGTAGCCTCATCTGTTTCCAACAATCCACTCTCTTCATATtcttatataaaaaagaaaaagaaaagttcacTGAGTTGAACTTAACGTTTTAAGACTTTAATCTTTTTAGTTTGATATATTACCAGCAAAGTAGCATGGTCTCTTTTCTTCTTGATATGTAATAAACAGTTGTTCTCACCATAGAACTTACAACCTCGGTATAAGTTTTTTTATTCTTATCAAATCATGGGCTTTCACCTTCCCACTTAAAGTACTTTCCAGATTCTCTCAGACATACCCAACTGTCATGAAGGACCCTTTGAGACCATTGTTAAGAAGAATAAGCCTATTGGAGCACAAGCACTGCAACACCATGACAATGGCCATGATATAACTGAGATGCTTACAAATGGGCACCACATAGCATGCAGCACAGATATGATGGACAAAGGGATCACTTGTGTATCATGGATGAAAGATACTGCACAGTATAAAATGTCACTGTTTTACTCAGAAACATGCAATTCAAAACTTAAAACTGTCGCTTTTCTGGAATTTCACATTTAATATTTTCAAGACAGTAGATGGCAGGTACTAAGGCCTCTGAAGTTGTGTTATAAGGTAACAAGCATAGCTGGCCACCTGCAATGTGTTCTTTAAAGTTAGAAGTGGCTTCTGTTTCAGTAGTCCCAAGCCTATATTACTAGTTTCCACCTTTGTGGACTCAGAGGCAACTAATAAACCAATGTAACTTATTCCTGCACACTGAAACACTCTGAAACACTTTCCTTGACTTTCACATTATATTTTATTGCCTTTCTCCTAACTTTCCTGATGCTGCTGTTTCCTCGGTATTTTCTACTCTGCTTCTTTTATTGCACTTTCTTTTTTACTGTACTTTTAATACTTTAGCAACAGAAATAGGAAAGATTTCAGGCCTGGGACTTTGTCTTCTCTAACATGCTGCCATTAAAAACAAACTCATCagattcagtgattttttttcccaaaaaatcattagggttagggttagggttaaggttagggtGTATAACATGGACCCAGACTTGATTTTGCAACAACACTGGATGACGAATGGGAATTACAAATCATATATCTAAAAGTGACCTGACTCCTTTCCTCTCAGTCATTGGCATTTCTCCAGACATTCAGATCACATTTGTCTACCCTGCCTTTCACACTTCACATCTAACCCAGCATATTGCTTTCGTCCTATCCTCAAAATATTTTCACAATTCTGTTTCTCACTGCTATCAATATTATCATCCTAGCCCAAGCTActattattctgtatttttttttatttagtctaTGTTATAAAAAAGagttccctattttctttttcctctcactATAATTtaattcttggttgtcaacttgattaaaTATGAACTTAAGTAAAACTGAAATGTTTAGACACACCTTTGAgagatatttttcttattatttgacagggaagatccacttctaatACAGATCTTTGAGGTGAGAAGatgcacctttaatctgggcAGTCTGTATAAAGGACAAGGAAGAAGGACACtcctttttgcctgcttgctctcacccttagtagcaagtccattcctttactggcattagagcctacttctccCAAGGTTCTGGTATACACCAAAGATTAGATGAGACACGTGTCCTCATGGACTcaacaactactagattcttggaccttTTGTTCATACACAGCCATTGTTGTATTAGCTGAACCAGCCTGTGAGTTATTCTAATACATGCCCTTTATAGACTCcttctataagttctgttactctaAAGAACTTTGACTAACACAACCCCAAATTTTACAGTCACAGTGATTCTGTTCAAATGTTAAACTCCTCGTTTTACTTAGAAAACTGCTTCAGTGGCTTCTCCTCTCTAGTTAGGACACCATACCTCTGGCTCCCAGTCACTTGCCTGACTCCACTCTCACTATCTTATTCTTCTCTAGCTCTGGAATACTTTATAAAAGTCACACGTTCCCACCTCAGGACCTTTGTAGTATACTCCAACATAAACAGCGTGTTTACTCCCTTCATTGCAGATATATTCTCAAAGTATATTTCTTGACTAACAGCAAAATATAGAAATAGTACTCCAAGATATCTTATTCTCTTACCTcatctttctctcttaacactGAAAACAATCCAAcacaatatatatttcattttatcattttctgtatttttatctaGTTAAACAAGAATTCCAAAAGATCATGTCTGTTTCATCTCCAACCCTAAATGGTATCTCAAcacatccatttttaaaaaaatctgagggATGGAGGCTAACAATGATGCAGTAGTATTTAACAGCTATGCAAGAGAATAAAAGGCCCGATGGAAGACATAAAAGTTAAGGATgaaaacccagtcacaaaaataaagggagaaaaaaataagaggGTGTGCTAACACAATGAAACAATAAAGACACTAAGTACAGTAAGATGGTCTTTAACAAGGAGGTCATTACATGGCATAGCAATTCTTTTATCAAGTTTAAACTATCTGagatttcatttctattaaaGATTAATGAaacagaaggggctggagaggtagctcaatgGTTTGGAGCACTGGATGTTCTCATAGAGGACTAGGACCTCGTTTGCTACATCTACATGGTGCCTCACAGTTATTGGCAACGCTAAGATCCAACAACCTTTTCTACTCCCCTTCAAGAGCCTGAGGCACACTCACATGCAagcaaagcactcacacacaccgaataaataaatgtaaaaagataTTTATTAAGACTTCTAGTACCCCGCTATGCTCAGTCTGCACCATCCTCCAATAGAGGTTCCTGTTTTGAGTGTTGCCCTTCTGTCAGCACTGTTTTAGGAGGTACGGCCTGACTTGTGGAACAAGTCAGAGGGGCTGGGTTTCTGAAGGCTATAACTTAGCCTTTGGTTTTAGCTGCTCTGTTTAAacagccattttgccaaatgttCCTCATATCAACAGGGTCAACTCCACCATGTTTTTCCCACTAACGATGAACTGAAAGCTCTTAAACCCGAACCCCAATCGATCTGTCTTCTCTTGCTTCTGTCGTACAGCATGCTGATGGAGATGCGTTATTCTGTTAGAACAGCTGGTTTTCATCCTTCGTAATCATGTTTCATTAAAACACCTCCCTGCTCTtccaaatccatggcctcttttctCATTAATGGTTGTTATATGCAGCAACAAATATAAATATCAGAACATAAACTGCTTATGTCTGTACAATGTCACTTATAAAATATGTTTGCAAGACAATTTGatattggtgtgctcttccccagAGAAGACTCCTTGTCCCATTCTCAGCACTCCTTAGCTGCCTGTGGTTCCTGTGTAGGTTGAGGCCTCCTGAGCTTCCCTCCACCCACCTGGCATGTCTACTGTTGTCCTTTTTCAGCTCTTGTTTGGGTCGTCATGCTGATGAGCTGTTAAATGGATATAGGTCCTGACACTATTTGAAGACACAGTCTCATGGCAAACTCCCTAATCCTTTGGCTCTTAACAATCTTTCCACCCATCCTGTGGTAATGTTTCCTGAGTATTAAATGTGGGAGTTGTTTTGTTGATGATGATTCTTATCTGGTAACTAAGGTTATTTCaaaatctgaaggaaaaaaaggatTCTGCACAGCTGCACCATCCACATCATGTACACTTTAAGTCCCTCATAGCCATGcatgacacacacctgtaatcccagcactcacaacaCTGAGGCAGTGAATCTCAGGCCAGACTGAATTACATAAGGAGGTcctgcttaaaaacaaaacaaaagaatgaaaaaactACTATCTTTCCATGTCTAAAAGCACAGGACTGCACTCCTAACACTTAGAAGACTGAGGTAGGAGAATTTTTGAGCCAAGACA belongs to Rattus norvegicus strain BN/NHsdMcwi chromosome 11, GRCr8, whole genome shotgun sequence and includes:
- the Atg3 gene encoding ubiquitin-like-conjugating enzyme ATG3 isoform X2 — its product is MEEYEESGLLETDEATLDTRRIVEACKAKADAGGEDAILQTRTYDLYITYDKYYQTPRLWLFGYDEQRQPLTVEHMYEDISQDHVKKTVTIENHPHLPPPPMCSVHPCRHAEVMKKIIETVAEGGGELGVHMYLLIFLKFVQAVIPTIEYDYTRHFTM
- the Atg3 gene encoding ubiquitin-like-conjugating enzyme ATG3 isoform X1 produces the protein MEYSDELEAIIEEDDGDGGWVDTYHNTGITGITEAVKEITLESKDSIKLQDCSVLCDEEEEEEEGEAADMEEYEESGLLETDEATLDTRRIVEACKAKADAGGEDAILQTRTYDLYITYDKYYQTPRLWLFGYDEQRQPLTVEHMYEDISQDHVKKTVTIENHPHLPPPPMCSVHPCRHAEVMKKIIETVAEGGGELGVHMYLLIFLKFVQAVIPTIEYDYTRHFTM